The following proteins are encoded in a genomic region of Ornithinibacillus sp. 4-3:
- a CDS encoding ABC transporter ATP-binding protein yields MIKNKPLLEIDQLNVSIKIGKETYPALEDISFHVYENQVIGIVGESGSGKSLTAQSILGILPTNTVVSGSIKLEGDELLHKDQKSWQRLRSNEISLIFQEPMTALNPLMKVGKQISEVLKKHTKGSKKEYYQKTIAIMNEVGLKRPEQVYHSYPHELSGGMRQRIVIAIALVNQPKIIIADEPTTALDVTIQAQIIKLLKDIMKKRNGAMLFISHDWGVISQVCDYVLVMYAGKIVEQGPIGDLLAAPKHAYTKGLLKAIPDFNKRGEKLYSIPLRVPALTERQKGNWPYVKVTKENAHDAAAFFPEVYKEHA; encoded by the coding sequence TTGATTAAGAATAAACCTTTATTAGAAATCGATCAATTAAATGTTTCCATTAAAATCGGCAAAGAAACATATCCTGCATTAGAAGATATTTCATTTCATGTGTATGAAAATCAAGTAATCGGAATCGTCGGTGAATCCGGTAGCGGAAAAAGCTTAACCGCACAATCCATCCTAGGGATTTTACCAACTAATACGGTTGTATCAGGAAGTATTAAATTAGAAGGTGACGAACTGCTTCATAAAGATCAGAAATCCTGGCAAAGGCTTCGTAGTAATGAGATTTCATTGATCTTTCAGGAGCCGATGACAGCTTTGAACCCATTGATGAAGGTTGGTAAACAAATCAGTGAGGTGCTGAAAAAACATACAAAAGGATCTAAAAAAGAATATTACCAAAAAACAATAGCTATTATGAATGAGGTTGGGCTCAAACGCCCCGAACAAGTCTATCATTCCTACCCACATGAATTATCTGGGGGAATGCGTCAGCGTATCGTCATTGCCATTGCACTCGTTAATCAACCAAAAATCATTATTGCTGATGAACCAACAACCGCTTTAGACGTTACGATTCAAGCACAAATTATTAAATTATTAAAGGATATTATGAAAAAGCGGAATGGTGCTATGTTATTTATTTCTCATGACTGGGGTGTTATTTCACAGGTATGTGATTATGTTTTAGTCATGTATGCTGGAAAAATTGTTGAGCAAGGACCTATTGGCGATTTACTAGCTGCTCCTAAACACGCCTACACCAAAGGACTTCTCAAAGCCATTCCAGATTTTAATAAAAGAGGAGAAAAATTATACAGTATCCCTTTACGCGTACCTGCCTTAACAGAAAGACAAAAGGGAAATTGGCCATATGTAAAAGTAACAAAGGAAAATGCGCATGATGCTGCAGCATTTTTTCCAGAAGTTTATAAGGAGCATGCTTAA
- a CDS encoding ATP-binding cassette domain-containing protein, whose translation MIKPIIEVKNIKKSYKVSQKKFNQKTSYIHAVDDVSFHVLPGESFGIVGESGSGKSTIAHLIMGMNKLTDGQIYFKGKDITQLSHAEQKTLYRHLQIVFQDPYSSLNPRKTIEWTLMEPLIIHSLGTKASRKQKVIEVLEEVGLDASYLQKMPHELSGGQRQRIAIASALILNPEVIIIDEGVSALDVSIQASILNLLNELKEKHNLTYLFISHDLNVIQYFCDRIAVVYLGELVEQFRTEEYHKIEHADYTQKLFNAIPSVAFATEQTNSLRKEMTI comes from the coding sequence ATGATAAAGCCGATTATTGAAGTGAAAAATATTAAGAAGTCTTATAAAGTGTCACAAAAGAAATTCAATCAAAAAACTTCTTATATTCATGCTGTAGATGATGTTAGTTTTCATGTTTTACCTGGAGAATCCTTCGGTATTGTAGGAGAAAGCGGCTCTGGAAAATCTACTATTGCCCATTTAATTATGGGCATGAATAAATTAACAGATGGGCAAATTTATTTTAAAGGAAAAGACATTACACAACTTTCTCATGCTGAACAAAAAACACTCTATCGTCATCTACAAATTGTCTTTCAAGACCCGTATAGTTCGTTAAATCCAAGAAAAACAATTGAATGGACCTTAATGGAACCATTGATTATTCACAGTTTAGGTACAAAAGCTTCTAGAAAACAAAAAGTAATTGAGGTTTTAGAAGAAGTTGGCTTAGATGCATCTTATTTGCAAAAAATGCCTCATGAGCTAAGTGGTGGGCAGAGACAAAGAATTGCCATTGCCAGTGCTTTAATCTTAAATCCTGAAGTTATTATTATTGATGAAGGTGTATCCGCATTAGATGTATCTATTCAAGCATCCATTTTAAATTTATTAAATGAGCTAAAAGAAAAGCATAACTTGACCTATCTATTTATCTCCCATGATTTAAACGTCATTCAGTATTTTTGTGATCGAATTGCTGTTGTTTATTTAGGAGAATTAGTCGAACAATTTCGTACCGAAGAATACCATAAAATCGAACATGCAGATTATACACAGAAATTATTTAATGCTATTCCTAGCGTAGCATTCGCCACAGAACAAACTAATTCACTAAGAAAGGAGATGACGATTTAA
- a CDS encoding metallophosphoesterase has protein sequence MKIGVISDLHIDANSDEQISIENFEEILANEINEQEIELLLIAGDVSNQATLSHQFIENIKQKTNKPVLFVPGNHDYWSKGQEEKNTNETLAYFKAQEESIIEKPFVINDEWAIVGHSAWYDYTFADRRFSVEELSTGSYNGRVWQDKLNTDWKIDDRSLSKQFAETVHKDLEQMKDKNIIFMTHMVTYRNFGVKLPNPVFDFFNAFIGTSDFNQMLQTYNIKYNIMGHVHYRKREVENGITHICACLGNQKEWHTPDLATEIKHTLQIIQIK, from the coding sequence ATGAAAATAGGTGTCATTTCCGATTTACATATCGATGCCAATTCGGACGAGCAAATAAGCATTGAAAACTTTGAAGAGATTCTAGCAAATGAGATCAATGAGCAAGAAATCGAGTTATTATTAATAGCTGGCGATGTATCCAATCAAGCTACCCTATCACATCAATTTATCGAAAATATAAAGCAAAAAACGAATAAACCTGTTTTATTTGTTCCAGGTAATCATGACTATTGGAGCAAAGGACAGGAAGAGAAAAATACAAATGAAACATTAGCATACTTTAAAGCACAGGAAGAATCTATTATCGAAAAACCTTTTGTTATTAATGACGAATGGGCTATTGTTGGTCATAGCGCTTGGTATGATTATACTTTTGCTGATAGGCGTTTCAGTGTAGAGGAATTATCTACAGGAAGTTATAATGGACGAGTATGGCAGGATAAGTTAAATACAGACTGGAAAATAGATGATCGTTCCTTATCAAAACAATTTGCTGAAACAGTTCATAAGGATTTAGAGCAAATGAAAGATAAAAATATTATCTTCATGACACATATGGTAACCTATAGAAATTTTGGGGTTAAGCTACCTAATCCTGTATTTGATTTCTTCAATGCTTTTATCGGTACATCTGACTTTAATCAAATGCTACAGACATATAATATCAAATATAATATTATGGGACATGTTCATTATCGAAAACGAGAAGTGGAAAATGGAATTACTCATATTTGTGCTTGCTTGGGTAACCAAAAAGAATGGCATACCCCTGATCTAGCCACAGAAATTAAGCATACACTTCAAATCATTCAAATTAAATAA
- a CDS encoding ABC transporter substrate-binding protein, with the protein MSKRMAKNALLLLMFLIVLVGCSDKNSDKDGNTNDDQATEVQAGGEMNIAYAAQPPTLDPHMTTAVATSDMMKGVYETLIAVDSNYEFQPMLADSYDLSDDGKVITFKLREGVKFHNGEEMLAEDVIASMERWAEKSSRGIEQFGDAVFEADGDYTVIITLPQPLSTTLSALTGTVGSYPAIMPKEVIDSATETGVTEYIGTGPFQFNEWKADSYLHLTKFDDYQSRTEEADGLAGKKEALVDDVYFHFVSDSSTRIAGIMSGEYDMIHSVPYDSAPQLDQADNVETHVVPGGTLVLLMNKKAGLFTDVKAREAVETALSMEEVLQSGFSNEEYYTLNHNLVMPHLEGLFYSDVRKDRYNLNDPEKAKQILADAGYEGEEITIITTRDYEEQYNASVVVQERLEQIGLKVNLEVYDWPTLLEKREDENNYDINIMGLGPQPEPTSYLFLTKGPQSGWLDSEEFDQLVDDFRHQPSLADTKDAYAAIQQWNADNIPFIKLGDYNRLVATGSNVKNFQFLDGFITWNISIDR; encoded by the coding sequence ATGAGTAAACGTATGGCAAAAAATGCATTATTACTATTGATGTTTTTAATTGTTTTAGTAGGATGTAGTGATAAAAACTCCGATAAGGATGGTAATACCAACGATGACCAAGCAACGGAAGTACAAGCAGGTGGAGAAATGAATATTGCTTATGCTGCTCAACCACCAACATTAGATCCGCATATGACAACAGCAGTTGCTACATCGGATATGATGAAAGGTGTTTATGAGACGCTTATTGCAGTAGATTCCAACTATGAGTTCCAACCAATGCTAGCGGATTCATATGATCTAAGTGATGATGGGAAAGTAATTACATTTAAACTTCGTGAAGGAGTTAAATTTCATAACGGAGAAGAAATGTTAGCAGAAGATGTTATTGCCTCAATGGAAAGATGGGCAGAAAAATCATCTCGTGGTATAGAGCAATTTGGAGATGCGGTATTTGAAGCAGATGGAGATTATACAGTAATTATCACTTTACCACAACCACTATCAACAACGTTAAGTGCATTAACTGGTACAGTAGGTTCTTATCCAGCAATTATGCCTAAGGAAGTTATCGATAGTGCTACAGAAACTGGTGTTACAGAATATATTGGTACAGGACCTTTCCAATTTAATGAGTGGAAGGCAGATTCTTATCTTCATTTAACAAAATTTGATGATTATCAATCACGTACAGAAGAAGCAGATGGATTAGCAGGGAAGAAGGAAGCATTGGTAGATGATGTATACTTCCATTTCGTATCAGATTCTTCTACACGTATTGCAGGAATTATGTCTGGGGAGTATGACATGATTCATAGTGTTCCTTATGATAGTGCACCACAATTAGATCAGGCTGATAATGTGGAAACACATGTTGTTCCGGGTGGAACATTAGTATTATTAATGAACAAGAAAGCGGGTCTTTTTACAGATGTGAAGGCTCGTGAAGCAGTAGAAACAGCATTAAGTATGGAAGAAGTTCTTCAATCTGGATTTTCAAATGAAGAATATTATACACTAAACCACAACTTAGTAATGCCGCATTTAGAAGGTTTGTTCTATAGTGATGTACGTAAAGATCGTTATAACCTAAATGATCCGGAAAAGGCGAAGCAAATTTTAGCAGATGCTGGGTATGAGGGAGAAGAGATCACAATCATTACAACACGTGATTATGAAGAGCAGTACAATGCTTCTGTTGTAGTCCAAGAGCGTTTAGAACAAATTGGACTTAAAGTAAATCTTGAAGTATATGATTGGCCAACACTTCTTGAGAAAAGAGAAGATGAAAATAACTATGACATTAATATCATGGGTCTTGGGCCTCAACCAGAGCCAACATCTTATTTATTCCTAACAAAAGGACCTCAATCAGGTTGGTTAGATAGTGAAGAGTTTGATCAGCTAGTGGATGATTTCCGTCATCAACCTTCATTAGCAGATACAAAAGATGCTTATGCAGCAATCCAGCAATGGAATGCTGATAATATTCCATTTATTAAATTAGGTGATTATAATCGTCTAGTGGCAACAGGAAGTAATGTGAAAAACTTCCAATTCCTAGACGGATTCATCACATGGAATATTAGTATAGATAGATAA
- a CDS encoding prolyl oligopeptidase family serine peptidase, which produces MRTVTQKDLFRFQWPDNPKLSPNGEKVVYEVTYPREKENDNKAELWLADVNGDNKQVIAAEGTWNVNPVWSPDGKEIAFISNQKEGTQVWVYSCEDGTSRQLTHFHFNPSSLTYGAGGKTLYALLPIQEEVRLWNDATSADELTKNPSHRTYDTLYYKFDGVGFNNGTKKQIITVDVESADYKVVTDGSVNIEEYTVSPDEKSIVFTTIDFEDDNPLFNGSLYKVATTGGKAERIFDAAKTASPSYSPDGKTIAFIVGKEHQELYVIPAEGGEAVNLADGHPGTLADMLYTDSRHHKAGWKPAWCAESKHIYVLSGHQGTNEIVRYTVDKTEEAITVIGGGRVVGSFDYDGKDKIVFSYLAPSTIGRISYVQIDKAQGIVRKQRAFTEDLVENLDYFPTGETYVDDRNAEFMSEIEVVEPETYTYESATGWKIHGFMIKPANFEEGKKYPVVLDIHGGPHSTHGFTYFHQMQLYSAAGYAVIYVNPRGSSGYGAEFTKAVIGNYGTTDMEDIINGVDAAIAKYDFLDETRVAVTGLSYGGYMTNWIVTHTDRFQVAISEGGICNWVSMNGTSDIAPGFVEVEFAGKTSMDELWDASPLKYVDKVNTPILIVHSEDDLRVPMEQGEQFYSFIKRQNKDARFVRIPESSHVVLQNGIPDKKLARLSAMVDWLQAYLPTK; this is translated from the coding sequence ATGAGAACTGTAACACAGAAAGACCTATTTCGTTTTCAATGGCCCGACAATCCGAAGCTTTCCCCGAATGGTGAGAAAGTAGTATATGAAGTTACTTATCCGCGCGAAAAAGAAAACGATAATAAAGCAGAATTATGGTTAGCAGATGTTAATGGAGACAACAAACAAGTTATTGCAGCTGAAGGCACATGGAATGTAAATCCAGTTTGGTCTCCTGATGGAAAAGAAATAGCTTTTATATCTAATCAAAAGGAAGGTACTCAAGTGTGGGTATATTCTTGTGAAGATGGTACATCCCGTCAATTAACCCATTTTCATTTTAACCCAAGCTCATTAACATATGGTGCAGGTGGAAAAACTTTATATGCATTACTACCGATTCAAGAGGAAGTAAGATTATGGAATGACGCAACATCTGCAGACGAATTAACGAAAAATCCAAGCCATCGTACATACGATACGCTTTATTACAAATTTGATGGTGTTGGTTTTAATAATGGTACGAAAAAGCAAATTATTACAGTTGACGTAGAGTCAGCAGATTATAAAGTAGTAACAGATGGCTCAGTAAATATTGAAGAATACACCGTTTCACCTGATGAAAAATCTATTGTGTTTACAACAATTGATTTTGAAGATGATAATCCATTATTTAATGGTAGCCTGTATAAAGTAGCTACTACTGGTGGTAAAGCGGAGAGAATTTTTGATGCAGCGAAAACAGCTAGCCCATCTTATTCCCCAGATGGAAAAACAATTGCTTTTATTGTAGGAAAAGAACATCAAGAATTATACGTAATTCCAGCTGAGGGTGGGGAAGCAGTTAATTTAGCTGATGGACATCCAGGAACATTGGCTGACATGCTTTATACAGATTCTCGCCACCATAAAGCAGGATGGAAGCCAGCGTGGTGTGCTGAAAGTAAGCATATTTACGTTTTATCTGGTCATCAAGGCACAAATGAAATTGTTCGTTATACTGTTGATAAAACAGAGGAAGCAATCACAGTGATTGGTGGCGGACGAGTGGTTGGTAGCTTTGATTATGATGGAAAAGACAAGATTGTATTTAGTTATCTTGCACCAAGCACAATCGGTAGAATTAGCTATGTACAGATTGATAAAGCGCAAGGGATTGTACGTAAGCAACGTGCCTTTACAGAAGATTTAGTAGAAAATCTAGATTACTTCCCAACAGGAGAAACATATGTTGATGATCGTAATGCGGAGTTTATGTCAGAAATAGAAGTAGTAGAGCCTGAAACATATACGTATGAGTCTGCAACAGGCTGGAAGATTCATGGATTTATGATTAAACCGGCAAACTTTGAAGAAGGTAAGAAATATCCAGTAGTTCTTGATATTCATGGTGGACCACATTCTACACATGGCTTTACTTACTTCCATCAAATGCAGCTATATAGTGCGGCTGGATATGCTGTAATTTATGTGAATCCTCGTGGAAGCTCAGGCTATGGTGCAGAGTTTACAAAAGCAGTTATTGGAAATTATGGAACAACAGATATGGAAGATATCATTAATGGAGTAGATGCAGCGATAGCGAAGTATGATTTCTTAGATGAAACACGTGTAGCGGTGACTGGATTAAGCTATGGTGGTTATATGACGAACTGGATTGTTACTCATACAGACCGTTTCCAAGTAGCTATTTCAGAAGGTGGAATTTGTAACTGGGTATCGATGAATGGGACAAGCGATATTGCACCAGGATTTGTTGAAGTTGAATTTGCAGGTAAGACAAGCATGGATGAATTATGGGATGCTTCTCCATTGAAATATGTAGATAAAGTAAATACACCTATTTTAATCGTTCATTCAGAAGATGATTTACGAGTTCCAATGGAGCAAGGGGAACAATTCTATTCATTTATTAAACGTCAAAATAAAGACGCACGCTTTGTTCGTATTCCTGAAAGCAGTCATGTGGTCTTACAGAATGGTATACCAGATAAGAAATTAGCACGTTTATCAGCAATGGTTGATTGGCTTCAAGCTTATTTACCGACAAAATAA
- a CDS encoding ABC transporter substrate-binding protein produces the protein MQWGKKLLLLFVLLIVVVGCSSNDTDEDTENDAEGSNTDSEVQVGGELKIAYSAQPATIDPHMTTAVATSDIMRGVYETLVTVDEDQNFQPMLAESYDISEDGLIYTFNLRQGVTFHNGKEMKAEDVVASMKRWQELSTNGRAQFAEATFEEVDEYTVEMVLPNPLSTALSVLTSYLGSAPVILPKEIIENAPDAGIDEHIGTGPFKFVEWRQDAHIQLTRNDDYQARDEEASGLAGKKEALVDDVYFYFVTDASTRLAGMLSGEYDMAHAIAYDNVPQLEAADNIDIHIVPGSTQVLTFNQKKGVFSDIRAREAVRAALSLDEMMQAAFGDEKYYTINHNLVMPHLEGQFYSEFGKETHNQNDVEKGKQIIEEAGLEGEEVVILSTRDYEEVYNASIVVQERLEQIGLSVRLDVVDWPTFLEKKEDENGFDINIVGFGPQPEPTSYLFVGKGPHSGWMDDDEFHDLVAEFRNQPTLEDTKDIYDEMMKWLEEDIAFIKVADYNRVNVSQKLVKNVHFLDGFITWNISKEQ, from the coding sequence ATGCAGTGGGGAAAAAAGCTGTTGTTATTATTTGTATTACTTATAGTAGTAGTTGGCTGTAGTTCAAATGATACAGATGAAGATACAGAGAATGATGCAGAAGGTTCGAATACAGATTCAGAGGTTCAAGTAGGTGGCGAATTAAAGATTGCATATTCCGCTCAGCCTGCAACGATTGATCCACATATGACTACAGCAGTTGCAACGAGTGACATTATGCGTGGTGTATATGAAACATTAGTAACAGTTGATGAAGATCAAAATTTTCAGCCTATGTTAGCAGAATCTTATGATATTAGTGAAGACGGTCTGATATATACTTTTAATTTAAGACAAGGTGTTACATTCCATAATGGGAAAGAAATGAAGGCAGAAGATGTTGTTGCATCAATGAAACGTTGGCAAGAGCTGTCAACAAATGGACGAGCTCAGTTTGCAGAAGCAACATTTGAAGAAGTCGATGAATATACAGTTGAAATGGTATTACCAAATCCATTATCCACTGCATTGAGTGTATTGACTTCCTACTTAGGGTCTGCACCAGTAATTTTGCCAAAAGAAATTATTGAAAATGCACCAGATGCAGGAATAGATGAGCATATTGGTACAGGACCATTCAAATTTGTTGAATGGAGACAAGATGCACATATTCAATTAACAAGAAATGATGATTATCAAGCACGTGATGAAGAGGCAAGTGGACTAGCTGGTAAAAAAGAAGCTTTAGTTGATGATGTATATTTCTACTTTGTCACAGATGCGTCTACCCGTTTAGCAGGGATGCTTTCAGGTGAGTACGATATGGCACATGCCATTGCTTATGATAACGTACCGCAACTAGAAGCGGCTGATAATATTGATATTCATATTGTTCCAGGTAGTACACAAGTATTAACATTTAATCAGAAAAAAGGCGTTTTTTCTGATATTAGAGCAAGAGAAGCTGTACGGGCTGCACTAAGTTTAGATGAAATGATGCAAGCGGCATTTGGAGATGAAAAATATTATACGATTAATCATAACCTTGTGATGCCGCATTTAGAAGGGCAGTTCTATAGTGAATTTGGTAAAGAAACACATAACCAAAATGATGTAGAAAAAGGGAAACAAATCATTGAAGAAGCAGGTCTAGAGGGAGAAGAAGTAGTTATCTTATCTACACGTGATTACGAAGAAGTATACAATGCTTCTATTGTAGTTCAAGAGCGTCTAGAACAAATTGGCTTATCTGTTCGTTTAGACGTAGTAGACTGGCCTACATTCTTAGAGAAAAAAGAGGATGAAAATGGATTCGATATTAATATCGTAGGATTCGGTCCACAGCCTGAACCAACGTCTTACTTATTTGTAGGAAAAGGTCCACATTCTGGTTGGATGGATGACGATGAATTCCATGACTTAGTAGCAGAATTTAGAAATCAACCAACATTAGAAGATACAAAAGACATCTATGACGAAATGATGAAATGGCTAGAAGAAGATATTGCATTTATCAAAGTAGCCGATTACAACCGAGTGAATGTATCGCAGAAATTAGTTAAGAACGTTCACTTCTTAGATGGTTTCATTACATGGAACATATCTAAAGAACAATAA
- a CDS encoding proline dehydrogenase family protein — MANISKDFFIYLSKNKLMNSAAKKWGLKLGAARVVAGIDIPTMAESVKRLNAQGMSCTVDHLGEFVFDRQEALEAKNHCINVLHKINEENLDCHVSIKLTQVGLDVDDEFCLSNMREIMDTAKGYNIFVNIDMEDYAHYDQTIDILIKLHEEYSNIGTVMQAYLFRTEDDLVRLKDLRLRLVKGAYKEAPSVAFQTKEEIDKNYIKLIKKRLLGDAFTSIATHDHHIINEVKQFVEEHNISKDSFEFQMLYGFRTDLQEKLVKEGYQFCTYVPFGKDWYGYFMRRLAERPQNLNFIVKDALLDSDGKVKKTPIVIGTAAASLLAWKIFRRK; from the coding sequence ATGGCAAATATTTCAAAGGATTTTTTCATTTATTTATCTAAAAACAAGCTGATGAATAGTGCAGCAAAAAAATGGGGATTGAAATTAGGCGCTGCACGTGTGGTAGCAGGCATTGATATTCCAACGATGGCTGAAAGTGTAAAAAGATTAAATGCACAGGGAATGAGCTGTACAGTTGATCATTTAGGAGAGTTTGTCTTTGATCGACAGGAAGCATTAGAGGCAAAGAACCACTGTATAAATGTACTTCATAAAATTAATGAAGAAAATTTAGATTGTCATGTTTCCATTAAGTTGACACAAGTAGGTTTAGATGTGGATGATGAGTTTTGCTTATCCAATATGCGTGAAATTATGGATACTGCAAAAGGGTACAATATTTTTGTAAATATTGATATGGAAGATTATGCGCACTATGACCAAACAATAGATATTTTAATTAAATTACATGAAGAATATAGTAATATTGGAACTGTTATGCAAGCCTATTTATTCCGTACAGAAGATGATTTAGTAAGATTAAAGGATTTAAGGCTTCGCTTAGTAAAGGGTGCATATAAGGAAGCACCTTCCGTAGCATTTCAAACGAAGGAAGAAATCGATAAAAATTATATTAAGCTAATTAAGAAACGCTTATTAGGAGATGCTTTTACATCAATTGCTACACATGACCATCATATTATTAATGAAGTGAAGCAATTTGTTGAGGAACATAATATCTCAAAAGATAGTTTTGAATTTCAAATGTTATATGGCTTCCGGACGGATTTGCAAGAAAAGCTGGTGAAAGAGGGCTATCAATTCTGTACATATGTCCCATTTGGAAAAGATTGGTACGGTTATTTCATGAGAAGACTAGCAGAACGTCCGCAGAATTTAAATTTTATTGTGAAAGATGCCTTGTTAGATTCAGATGGCAAGGTAAAGAAAACACCAATTGTAATTGGGACTGCGGCAGCATCATTACTTGCATGGAAAATATTTCGCAGGAAGTAA
- a CDS encoding M24 family metallopeptidase has translation MSDRINKLANWLKDQEIDFAFVHAVPNVYYLSGFACNPMERLLGLLVFPNDDPIMVCPQLEAEQVTRTGWEHEIIGVADDQNPWELISASIAAKGIDSIKKFAVEEEEISYARVNQLKNLYPEAPVISMGERLSAMRLIKDEAEIEKMREAARLADYAIEVGVKALKAGVTEVEVAAHITYQLRKEGIRGISNFPLVLFGEKSSLPHGSAGDVSLKDGDFVLFDLGVEVDGYYSDITRTFVFGSVDEKQKEVYHTVLDSNEAAINATTVGTRLGDIDEASRNVIAGKGYGEYYIHRVGHGLGLEVHEYPSMHGKNNELAQAGMTFTIEPGIYIPGFGGVRIEDDVLVTKSGPEVLTKYPKHLQVING, from the coding sequence ATGAGCGATAGAATAAATAAACTAGCAAATTGGTTAAAAGATCAGGAGATTGATTTTGCTTTTGTACATGCTGTTCCTAATGTGTATTATTTATCTGGGTTTGCTTGTAATCCGATGGAGAGATTACTGGGCTTACTTGTGTTTCCAAATGATGATCCAATCATGGTTTGTCCGCAACTAGAAGCAGAGCAAGTAACAAGAACGGGCTGGGAACATGAAATAATTGGAGTGGCAGATGACCAGAATCCATGGGAACTTATTAGTGCATCTATTGCTGCGAAAGGAATTGATTCAATAAAGAAATTTGCGGTTGAGGAAGAAGAAATTTCTTATGCTAGAGTGAATCAATTGAAGAATTTATATCCAGAAGCACCTGTTATATCCATGGGAGAAAGGTTATCGGCAATGCGTCTGATAAAGGATGAAGCAGAGATTGAAAAAATGCGTGAAGCGGCTAGATTAGCAGATTATGCGATAGAGGTTGGTGTAAAGGCATTAAAAGCAGGAGTTACCGAAGTCGAAGTAGCAGCTCATATTACATACCAATTACGTAAAGAGGGAATACGTGGGATTTCTAATTTTCCACTAGTATTATTTGGCGAAAAGAGTAGCCTACCTCATGGATCTGCGGGGGATGTATCTCTGAAAGATGGGGATTTTGTTTTATTTGATTTAGGTGTAGAAGTGGATGGATATTATTCAGATATTACACGCACATTTGTTTTTGGATCAGTAGATGAAAAGCAGAAGGAAGTCTATCATACAGTATTAGATTCAAATGAAGCGGCAATTAACGCTACTACAGTAGGAACCAGATTAGGGGATATAGACGAGGCTTCTAGAAATGTGATTGCTGGAAAAGGTTATGGTGAATACTATATCCATCGAGTTGGACATGGGCTAGGGCTGGAGGTGCATGAATATCCATCCATGCATGGCAAAAATAATGAACTTGCTCAAGCTGGTATGACATTTACGATTGAACCAGGGATTTATATACCAGGCTTTGGTGGAGTAAGGATTGAAGATGATGTTCTTGTAACAAAATCTGGTCCAGAGGTATTAACAAAGTACCCGAAACATTTACAGGTGATTAACGGATAA